The Triticum aestivum cultivar Chinese Spring chromosome 7B, IWGSC CS RefSeq v2.1, whole genome shotgun sequence genome window below encodes:
- the LOC123162072 gene encoding uncharacterized protein: MENLAVLKELTVRTPQHSKRLLTLNSLEKLEISKCENITRLAVGVHVQQLEQGQEEDGLLLIPAHLCDSLQELVIYKCPNLVLMDPLSFLPADGEGFQALRFLQRLKISECPNLLSPGSFSRYLFPSSLQKLFLHGVEGMGTLEPLSNLTSLMRLELWSCGENLRCTGLGPLLTTTGQLRKLRVHGSPRFFAGWDPRPAQIPRDVSSSSLSKLQKLLTDEAADLLVEPICTFLSSSLIELRFYQNQNIEGFTTQQEDALSLLNGLRELGFEILNNLQQLPRGLYRLTNLKRLVVYACPTVQSLPIDGLPESLEELYVPGCGSDELEQQCEGLVGTIPRIILSP; the protein is encoded by the coding sequence ATGGAAAATCTGGCAGTTCTCAAGGAGCTGACGGTCCGCACACCTCAGCACTCCAAGCGCCTTCTCACGCTTAATTCGTTGGAGAAGTTGGAAATCAGTAAGTGTGAAAATATAACACGGCTGGCGGTGGGGGTGCATGTGCAACAGCTGGAGCAGGGGCAAGAAGAAGATGGGTTGCTGCTCATCCCAGCCCATCTCTGCGACTCGCTGCAGGAGTTGGTCATTTACAAATGCCCAAATCTAGTTTTGATGGACCCATTGAGTTTTCTTCCGGCCGATGGAGAAGGGTTCCAAGCCCTGCGGTTCCTCCAGAGGTTAAAAATTTCAGAATGCCCCAACTTGTTATCCCCCGGCTCGTTTTCCCGGTATCTTTTCCCGTCCTCTCTGCAGAAACTCTTTCTTCACGGTGTGGAAGGCATGGGGACACTGGAGCCCCTCTCAAACCTCACCTCTCTCATGCGATTAGAATTGTGGAGTTGTGGAGAGAATTTAAGATGCACGGGACTGGGGCCTCTCCTTACCACCACGGGACAACTCAGAAAATTAAGAGTCCATGGCAGCCCTAGATTCTTTGCTGGATGGGATCCCCGTCCCGCGCAGATACCGCGGGATGTTTCCTCCTCGAGTTTATCCAAACTGCAGAAACTCCTGACGGATGAGGCCGCAGACCTCCTTGTTGAGCCCATTTGCACGTTCCTGTCCTCCTCTCTAATCGAGCTGCGCTTTTATCAGAACCAGAACATCGAGGGATTCACCACGCAGCAAGAGGACGCCCTTAGCCTCCTTAACGGCCTCCGGGAACTCGGGTTTGAGATACTCAACAATCTTCAGCAACTCCCTCGAGGGCTGTACAGGCTTACCAACCTCAAGCGATTAGTGGTCTACGCATGTCCGACCGTCCAGTCACTGCCCATTGATGGCCTCCCGGAATCACTGGAAGAATTATATGTCCCTGGCTGCGGCAGCGACGAGCTGGAACAACAGTGCGAGGGGTTAGTGGGAACCATCCCACGCATCATACTATCACCATAG